In Crinalium epipsammum PCC 9333, the following are encoded in one genomic region:
- a CDS encoding alternative oxidase yields the protein MIRFLVDVLVFVINTLYRDRAYQRFYVLETVARVPYFSFLSVLHLYETLGWWRKADWLKVHFAESWNELHHLLIMESLGGNKHWGDRLFAQTTALVYYWVVVALYLVSPRTAYNFMQLVEEHAHHTYETFVKEHEAELKAAPAPLVAINYYRDGDLYLFDEFQTGVKPESRRPAVDNLYDVFVNIRDDEAEHVKTMLACQKLDAQKTFKSPHTVLSPDDHVVLPPVNNQEVEVELHSANL from the coding sequence ATGATTAGATTTCTTGTAGACGTGCTAGTGTTTGTGATTAACACGCTTTATCGCGATCGCGCCTACCAACGCTTTTATGTCCTAGAAACAGTCGCTCGCGTCCCTTATTTTTCCTTTCTATCCGTTTTGCACCTCTATGAAACCCTTGGTTGGTGGCGCAAAGCAGATTGGCTAAAAGTTCACTTTGCTGAATCTTGGAATGAACTGCACCACCTACTCATCATGGAATCATTAGGTGGTAATAAGCATTGGGGCGATCGCTTGTTCGCCCAAACCACTGCCCTTGTATACTACTGGGTAGTCGTTGCACTCTATTTAGTCAGCCCCCGTACCGCCTACAACTTCATGCAATTGGTGGAAGAACACGCTCATCACACCTATGAAACCTTTGTGAAAGAGCATGAAGCAGAACTTAAGGCGGCTCCCGCTCCCTTAGTTGCGATCAACTACTATAGGGACGGCGACCTGTATCTGTTTGATGAGTTTCAAACTGGCGTAAAACCTGAATCTCGACGACCTGCTGTTGATAATCTGTACGATGTCTTTGTAAATATCAGGGATGACGAAGCAGAGCACGTCAAAACTATGTTGGCGTGTCAAAAATTGGATGCTCAAAAAACTTTCAAGAGTCCTCATACTGTTTTATCACCCGATGACCATGTAGTACTGCCGCCAGTAAATAATCAAGAGGTAGAGGTAGAATTACACTCTGCCAATCTGTAG
- a CDS encoding DUF3352 domain-containing protein — MKLRLFFSALIAGVLVLLLLGAGGFYWLISNSPLNLLKGGATSNPTAAIFVPKQAPVMVSLLVNPERLEAFSQVVAPVTQRLRSRAELNQIKESLLAGTDLEYYRDIHPWLGDEITWALTTPDIDRNRENGVQPGYLLAVTTNDAERSRQFLELFWQKQTVAGANLVFEQYKGVKLIYSNQPVLVSGTKSLTNLTTAVVGDRFVLFGNHPKVLRDAINNVQVGNLNNSRQYQQALEKLTDQKIGLTFVNLPAVKAGLGNNDSTIENSKPFGSLAIALGINRQGLIADTSLISANQENLTATSPALSQPVTALQYLPSSSFLGIAGNDLNQFWNQISATLKTDNTLSQLLNQSIVSLQKSWEISLPQDIFSWVQGEYALGMLPRSDRSEPDWIFVAEKSHVADEAIAHLDTVAKQQGFNVGLLPLDNQSIIGWTKLITVPVSNGKTQKVMKLEAQVEGVHTNVGKYEIFASSVEAIDQALKASDNSLLNSEKFKQAIAPLPQPNDGYVYLQWQNIEPILERQLPILKVVDLIGKPFLSHVRSLSLSSYGSENNVQHSKIFFQLSNIND; from the coding sequence ATGAAACTACGCTTATTTTTCTCTGCTTTGATAGCTGGTGTGCTAGTGCTGCTTTTACTGGGCGCTGGTGGCTTTTACTGGTTGATTTCTAATAGCCCGCTAAATCTCCTCAAAGGCGGTGCTACAAGTAACCCAACGGCGGCTATATTTGTACCAAAACAAGCACCTGTGATGGTGTCTTTGCTGGTAAATCCAGAACGCTTGGAGGCATTTAGCCAAGTGGTTGCCCCTGTAACACAGCGATTGCGATCGCGTGCTGAACTTAACCAAATTAAAGAAAGCTTACTTGCAGGCACAGATTTAGAATACTACCGAGATATCCACCCTTGGTTAGGTGACGAAATCACTTGGGCGCTAACTACTCCTGACATTGACCGCAACCGCGAGAACGGAGTACAACCAGGCTACTTACTAGCAGTTACCACCAATGATGCTGAACGTAGCCGTCAGTTTTTAGAACTTTTTTGGCAAAAACAAACAGTTGCAGGAGCCAATTTAGTTTTTGAACAATATAAAGGTGTAAAGCTGATTTACAGCAATCAGCCAGTATTAGTTAGTGGTACTAAATCTTTAACAAATCTGACAACCGCAGTAGTAGGTGATCGCTTTGTCTTATTCGGCAATCATCCTAAAGTGTTGCGCGATGCCATTAATAATGTCCAAGTTGGTAATCTGAATAATTCTCGTCAATATCAACAAGCTTTAGAAAAATTAACTGATCAAAAAATTGGTTTAACATTTGTTAATCTTCCAGCAGTAAAAGCTGGGCTAGGAAATAATGATTCAACAATAGAAAATTCTAAACCGTTTGGAAGTTTAGCGATCGCACTGGGAATAAACCGCCAAGGATTAATAGCAGATACATCCTTAATTTCAGCTAACCAAGAGAATCTTACCGCAACCTCTCCGGCATTGTCTCAACCAGTTACAGCTTTGCAGTATCTACCAAGTTCGAGCTTTCTCGGCATTGCTGGTAATGATTTAAATCAATTTTGGAACCAAATATCAGCAACACTGAAAACCGACAATACTTTATCCCAGCTACTCAACCAATCAATAGTATCTCTACAAAAGTCTTGGGAAATTTCTTTACCACAAGATATTTTTAGTTGGGTGCAAGGTGAATATGCTTTAGGAATGCTACCTCGTAGCGATCGCAGCGAACCAGATTGGATTTTTGTGGCAGAAAAATCCCATGTTGCTGACGAGGCAATTGCCCATCTAGACACTGTTGCCAAGCAGCAAGGCTTTAACGTTGGCTTGTTACCATTAGATAATCAATCAATTATCGGTTGGACAAAACTGATCACCGTTCCTGTCAGTAACGGGAAAACTCAAAAGGTGATGAAACTTGAAGCACAAGTGGAAGGAGTTCACACCAACGTAGGTAAATATGAAATTTTTGCCAGTTCCGTAGAAGCAATAGATCAAGCACTCAAAGCAAGTGATAATTCTTTGCTAAATAGTGAAAAATTTAAGCAGGCGATCGCACCTTTACCGCAACCCAACGATGGCTATGTATATCTCCAGTGGCAAAATATTGAGCCGATTCTAGAGCGTCAATTGCCTATTTTAAAAGTAGTGGATTTGATTGGTAAACCCTTCTTATCTCATGTGCGATCGCTTAGTTTGAGCAGCTACGGCAGTGAAAACAATGTCCAACACAGCAAAATATTCTTCCAACTCAGTAACATAAATGACTGA
- a CDS encoding rhodanese-like domain-containing protein: MSAQNFSQPVTQISVEELAQRLAESTEDLQLVDVREPQEVAIASLEGFEILPLSEYAEWSDQIHSRFDLEKETIVMCHHGIRSAQMCQWLMNQGFTNVKNVAGGIDAYSILVDHSIPQY; this comes from the coding sequence ATGTCTGCTCAAAATTTTAGCCAACCTGTTACTCAGATTAGTGTAGAAGAATTAGCCCAACGGTTAGCCGAGTCTACTGAAGACTTGCAATTAGTCGATGTCAGAGAACCACAGGAAGTTGCGATCGCATCTCTGGAAGGATTTGAGATCTTACCCCTAAGCGAATATGCAGAATGGTCTGACCAAATCCATAGCCGCTTTGATTTAGAAAAAGAGACAATAGTAATGTGTCATCACGGCATTCGTTCTGCTCAAATGTGCCAGTGGCTTATGAATCAAGGTTTTACTAATGTCAAAAATGTGGCTGGCGGTATTGATGCTTACTCAATTTTGGTAGATCACTCAATTCCTCAGTATTAA
- the hrcA gene encoding heat-inducible transcriptional repressor HrcA: MQVSLTDRQQRILWATIRHYIATAEPVGSKALVEEYNLSVSPATIRSAMGVLEKSGLLYQPHTSAGRVPSDSGYRMYVDKLIKPEDTLGRQVEQLFTERLNWDDWSLEALLRGSAQILATLSGYITLITIPQTRTNRLRHLQLVQIDPGRVMLIVVTDAYETQSVLMQLPPAKLGDTQPDTEIIERELQILSNFLNSNLRGRSLLELATLDWSELDREFEQYAALLKTLLLDLSRRTAKPAATQIMIRGVAEVLRQPEFSELQQVQTLLHLLEDEQDQLWSLIFDWSEQKTPGKRVSVRIGAENPLEPMRTCALVSATYHQGSVPVGSVGILGPTRMLYENAIALVESAADYLSDALTEPA, translated from the coding sequence ATGCAAGTTAGTTTGACAGATCGGCAACAACGTATTCTCTGGGCAACTATCCGTCACTATATAGCAACGGCAGAACCAGTGGGTTCTAAGGCTTTGGTAGAGGAGTATAACCTCAGTGTTAGCCCCGCGACGATTCGCAGTGCAATGGGAGTTTTAGAAAAATCAGGATTACTTTATCAGCCTCATACTTCTGCGGGACGAGTACCTTCTGATTCTGGATATCGGATGTATGTTGATAAATTGATTAAGCCTGAAGACACACTTGGTCGTCAGGTGGAACAATTATTTACAGAACGTTTGAATTGGGACGATTGGAGTTTAGAGGCGCTGCTACGAGGATCAGCGCAAATTCTGGCAACACTTAGCGGGTATATTACCCTGATCACAATCCCTCAAACTCGTACTAACCGCTTGCGACATCTACAGTTAGTGCAGATTGATCCAGGGCGGGTAATGCTGATTGTGGTGACAGATGCTTATGAAACTCAGTCTGTATTAATGCAGTTACCACCAGCAAAACTAGGTGATACCCAACCGGATACGGAAATTATTGAGCGAGAGTTGCAAATTTTATCTAACTTTTTAAATAGTAATTTGCGGGGGCGATCGCTCTTAGAATTAGCAACTCTAGACTGGAGTGAGTTAGACCGAGAATTTGAACAATATGCTGCTTTACTTAAAACTTTGTTGCTAGATTTAAGCCGTCGTACTGCTAAACCTGCTGCAACGCAGATTATGATTCGTGGAGTTGCTGAGGTATTGCGTCAGCCAGAATTTTCTGAATTACAACAAGTGCAAACACTTTTACACCTACTGGAAGATGAACAAGATCAGCTATGGTCTTTAATCTTTGATTGGTCTGAACAAAAAACACCTGGGAAGCGGGTAAGTGTGAGAATTGGCGCAGAAAATCCTTTAGAACCGATGCGGACTTGTGCGCTAGTGTCTGCTACTTATCATCAAGGTTCTGTACCAGTAGGTAGTGTAGGGATTTTGGGACCAACCAGAATGTTATATGAGAATGCGATCGCACTTGTAGAATCTGCCGCCGACTACTTATCTGATGCCCTCACAGAACCAGCATAA
- a CDS encoding after-VIT domain-containing protein produces MTMITPVKPHYPAGGLYFSIGTQILIFPLKHTEVKAKIAGNVSRVQVAQTFENPFNKTLDAVYIFPLPEEAEVDEIEVQIGDRTIKYNLKLDPESEATSELTTNQQQTVSLLKQYWQNIFTQHLTNIKPGDLIVITICYTDSLKFVGEDCAEVGKGDYEFVLPMSVALSYFSPSKLNSNNQLTKTLVINPTAALPLMRRKNELNLTVEINSSVGITNLYSTSHAIKIAQVGQLMRVELTDVDTIPNQDLILRYQIGGKDKSSKRSPISPNLATEILAQEQPTNPQNYSQSQVNSSFKILPTHPTSNLDLTEPIAKGEESFTLNLSDGNFSNQEVEEDLNNIIPALQPQLQIVSITGLDETVTAGMMQHLAIVNLPSGLSGELVFNFIVDFSGRVEQIIWEQETSTFKQAVVIELIKQWLSTWRAPSGINSSVRLRLRIE; encoded by the coding sequence ATGACTATGATTACACCAGTTAAGCCTCACTACCCAGCAGGGGGATTATATTTTAGTATCGGTACACAAATACTGATCTTTCCCCTAAAGCATACAGAAGTCAAAGCTAAAATTGCTGGCAATGTGTCACGAGTGCAGGTGGCGCAAACTTTTGAGAACCCCTTTAATAAAACTTTAGATGCTGTTTATATTTTTCCACTACCTGAAGAAGCAGAAGTGGATGAGATAGAGGTTCAAATTGGCGATCGCACTATCAAATATAACCTCAAATTAGATCCAGAATCCGAAGCTACCTCTGAACTAACCACTAACCAACAACAGACAGTTAGTTTATTAAAACAATATTGGCAAAATATCTTTACTCAGCATCTTACCAACATCAAGCCAGGTGATTTAATTGTTATTACAATTTGTTACACTGATAGTCTCAAGTTTGTTGGCGAAGATTGTGCTGAAGTAGGCAAAGGTGATTATGAATTTGTCTTACCTATGAGTGTAGCATTGAGCTACTTTTCCCCAAGTAAGCTTAATAGCAATAATCAACTTACTAAAACTCTAGTGATTAATCCTACAGCCGCGCTACCACTTATGCGCCGGAAAAATGAGCTTAATCTAACAGTCGAGATTAATTCTAGTGTAGGAATTACTAATTTATACTCGACATCTCACGCCATTAAAATTGCACAAGTAGGTCAACTGATGCGAGTAGAACTAACAGACGTTGACACGATTCCTAATCAAGACCTGATATTACGCTATCAGATTGGAGGTAAAGATAAATCAAGTAAGCGATCGCCAATATCACCTAACTTAGCAACAGAAATCTTAGCCCAAGAACAACCTACTAATCCTCAAAATTATAGCCAATCCCAAGTTAATTCTTCATTTAAAATACTACCTACTCACCCCACTTCTAACCTAGATTTAACTGAGCCTATTGCTAAGGGGGAAGAGAGTTTTACTCTCAATTTGAGCGATGGCAATTTTAGCAATCAGGAGGTAGAAGAAGATTTAAACAACATCATACCAGCACTGCAACCTCAGTTACAAATTGTTAGCATCACAGGCTTAGATGAAACCGTAACTGCTGGGATGATGCAGCATTTAGCGATCGTGAATTTGCCTAGTGGTTTGAGTGGTGAATTGGTGTTTAACTTTATAGTAGATTTTAGTGGACGGGTAGAACAAATTATCTGGGAACAAGAAACTTCAACTTTTAAACAAGCAGTAGTAATTGAATTAATTAAACAATGGCTTTCCACCTGGAGAGCGCCTAGCGGTATTAACAGTTCTGTCCGTCTAAGATTGCGAATTGAGTGA
- a CDS encoding CPXCG motif-containing cysteine-rich protein, whose protein sequence is MQTTAEYMCAYCGETNSTFVDFSAGGQQSYIEDCQVCCHPNTLYVRFDEDTLDIEIDSEYEDF, encoded by the coding sequence ATGCAAACAACAGCAGAGTATATGTGTGCCTATTGCGGCGAAACAAATTCAACCTTTGTTGATTTTAGTGCTGGCGGGCAGCAGTCTTATATTGAAGATTGCCAAGTGTGCTGCCATCCTAATACTTTATACGTTCGCTTTGACGAAGACACCCTAGATATCGAGATAGATAGCGAGTATGAAGATTTTTAA
- a CDS encoding SRPBCC family protein: protein MLHFKHSSLIDAPVEVVWSFHERPDILQILTPPWQPVQIIRREGGLDVGAISEFRLWLAFLPIQWLARHTECQKHRLFTDEQIAGPMEYWVHQHQFDEKNGKTRLTDAIAYKIPGGWLAELLLGWWVNSRLEQMFRYRHTVTQRECST, encoded by the coding sequence ATGCTTCACTTTAAACATTCGTCGTTAATTGATGCACCAGTGGAAGTTGTCTGGAGTTTTCACGAAAGACCAGATATACTACAAATTCTTACTCCGCCTTGGCAACCAGTTCAAATCATTCGCCGTGAGGGGGGGTTAGATGTTGGTGCGATATCTGAATTCCGCCTTTGGTTAGCATTCTTGCCGATACAATGGTTGGCACGTCATACCGAATGCCAAAAACATCGGCTATTTACTGATGAGCAAATTGCTGGTCCAATGGAGTATTGGGTGCATCAACATCAATTTGATGAAAAAAATGGTAAAACCAGATTAACAGATGCGATCGCATATAAAATACCTGGTGGTTGGCTTGCCGAATTGCTCTTAGGATGGTGGGTAAACTCTAGACTTGAGCAGATGTTTCGCTATCGGCACACTGTCACCCAACGTGAGTGTAGCACTTAG
- a CDS encoding B12-binding domain-containing radical SAM protein produces MTASVFSFERLLFSPATPNADAIDLIFAFPNEYSVGITSLGYQVVWSSLAIRPDVKVSRLFTDTHEQLPRKPELVGFSMSWELDYINILNLIEFLEIPLRSDARSDDQPLIFGGGPVLTANPEPFADFFDVILLGDGENLLGNFIEAYKEVRHAGRQTQLQRLAQVPGVYIPSLYEVEYSHSNNEIELIQPIDSTIPKCVEKQTYRGNVLSASSVVTEKAAWENIYMVEVVRSCPEMCRFCLASYLTLPFRTASMEESLIPAIEKGLTVTHRLGLLGASVTQHPEFEDLLSYLSQPQYDGIRLSIASVRTNTVTVKLAETLAKRDTRSLTIAVESGSERLRKIVNKKLEQNEIITAAINAKAGGLSNLKLYGMVGIPGEEPEDLDQTVAMMRDIKKAAPGLRLTLGCSTFVPKAHTPFQWFGVDRSAEKRLQFLQKQLRSHGIDFRPESYNWSVIQALISRGDRRLSHILELTRQYGDSIGSFRRAFKELRGQLPEMDFYVHNNWSTKQILPWSHLLGPLPQATLEKQLTMTN; encoded by the coding sequence GTGACTGCATCTGTATTTAGCTTTGAACGCCTCCTATTTAGCCCAGCAACACCTAACGCTGATGCTATCGATCTTATTTTTGCATTTCCTAACGAGTATAGCGTTGGTATTACTAGCTTGGGTTATCAGGTAGTGTGGTCATCTTTGGCAATACGCCCTGATGTCAAGGTGAGTCGCCTGTTTACCGATACCCATGAGCAGTTACCAAGAAAGCCAGAATTAGTTGGCTTTTCTATGTCTTGGGAACTTGACTATATAAATATCTTAAATTTAATTGAATTTCTAGAAATTCCTCTACGCTCTGATGCTCGTTCTGATGACCAACCATTAATATTTGGGGGTGGTCCAGTATTAACTGCTAACCCAGAACCTTTTGCTGACTTTTTTGATGTGATTTTGCTGGGAGATGGGGAGAACCTGCTGGGGAATTTTATTGAAGCATATAAAGAAGTGCGACACGCTGGAAGGCAAACTCAATTGCAGCGTTTAGCTCAAGTTCCTGGGGTGTATATTCCTAGTTTGTATGAAGTTGAATATTCTCATTCAAATAATGAAATCGAGTTAATCCAACCTATAGATAGTACCATTCCTAAATGTGTAGAAAAACAAACTTACAGAGGTAACGTTTTATCTGCTTCATCTGTGGTGACAGAAAAGGCAGCATGGGAAAATATATATATGGTAGAAGTGGTGCGGAGTTGCCCTGAAATGTGCCGCTTTTGTTTAGCGAGTTATTTAACGCTACCCTTTCGCACAGCCAGTATGGAAGAATCGTTAATTCCAGCGATTGAAAAAGGGTTAACTGTTACTCATCGGTTGGGGTTATTGGGGGCATCTGTAACGCAGCATCCAGAGTTTGAAGATTTGCTTTCATATTTAAGTCAGCCACAATATGATGGCATACGCTTAAGTATTGCTTCAGTGCGGACAAATACTGTAACTGTGAAGTTAGCAGAAACTTTAGCAAAAAGGGATACGCGATCGCTCACAATAGCTGTAGAAAGTGGTTCTGAGAGACTGCGGAAAATTGTTAATAAAAAGCTGGAGCAAAATGAGATTATTACCGCAGCTATTAATGCTAAAGCAGGTGGATTAAGTAACTTGAAACTTTATGGTATGGTGGGCATCCCTGGTGAAGAACCAGAGGACTTAGATCAAACTGTAGCAATGATGCGAGATATCAAGAAAGCTGCACCTGGTTTACGTCTGACTCTGGGGTGTAGTACTTTTGTCCCGAAAGCGCATACGCCGTTTCAGTGGTTTGGGGTGGATCGTAGTGCTGAAAAGCGGTTACAATTTTTGCAGAAACAATTGCGATCGCACGGAATTGATTTTCGACCAGAAAGCTACAATTGGTCAGTAATTCAAGCTTTAATATCTAGAGGCGATCGCAGATTATCCCATATATTAGAACTCACACGCCAGTACGGTGATTCAATCGGTAGTTTCCGCCGCGCCTTTAAAGAATTGCGCGGACAGCTACCAGAAATGGATTTTTATGTGCATAATAACTGGTCAACAAAGCAAATTTTGCCTTGGAGTCACCTGCTTGGACCACTACCCCAAGCAACACTTGAGAAACAATTAACAATGACCAATTAA
- a CDS encoding transglycosylase domain-containing protein, with amino-acid sequence MSKFFPKLNFPSDKLNDLTSTSSESTSGTDVDKEKQDKSASQFQQLRQGIKQATSFLQRQKSSGEKVAPVSKESSNAKKRLMARYLVLLAGLGVGGGAIALTVGTYWLDSKLPDSTGNVLTYARPETLTIKAVDGSILKQSGPVTEEKLKIWETPQPLIDAFIAIEDRRFYQHEGVDYQGILRAAVSNLSAGGVVEGGSTLTQQLTRIVFLDQQRSMLRKLKEFRMAQKIEQDLTKEQILERYLNLVYLGEGAYGVADAAWVYFSKPVKDLTLSQMATLAGLAPAPNEYSPFASQELALQRRNRVLQRMQEANYISAAEAKAAISEPLLLKRSPLRRMERKASYFTEYIEKELPNYVSPKIIKAGGLTVETTLNPEWQEQAEKAIKNTIEESGRYSNFEQAAMVAIDTRNGNIRAMVGGKDFFDNQFNRVTQAKRQPGSTFKAFVYTTAIAAGFTPYRGYVDAPIAVDGYTPRNYSETYNGWMSMRDALINSINVVALKVLLDVGWQPMIDIAHKMGIESELQPIYSLPLGGSEVNLLELTSAYGTFATNGLHTKPSGIRRILNHRGEIIYQAKFTTERAIDEETSAIMNWMLRGVVNEGTGQAAQLEDRQVAGKTGTTDEARDLWFVGYIPQLVTGVWLGNDDNQPTNGKSTTAAYAWNQFMSQVVKEIRPEKFVPRPDNLENRKPQIKVQPIQPKNTVYGSRALQYLTDEENSDSRSSRRRR; translated from the coding sequence GTGTCAAAGTTCTTCCCAAAGCTTAACTTTCCATCAGATAAATTGAATGACTTAACGTCAACATCATCTGAATCGACCTCCGGCACAGACGTGGATAAAGAAAAACAGGATAAATCGGCATCACAATTTCAGCAATTGAGGCAAGGCATAAAGCAAGCAACGTCGTTTTTACAACGGCAGAAATCTTCAGGCGAAAAAGTTGCTCCGGTGTCGAAGGAGTCGTCTAATGCTAAAAAGCGGTTGATGGCTCGCTACTTAGTATTATTGGCAGGTTTGGGTGTTGGTGGCGGCGCGATCGCACTAACTGTAGGTACGTATTGGCTAGATAGCAAATTGCCTGATTCTACAGGCAATGTTTTAACTTATGCTCGACCAGAAACATTAACCATCAAAGCAGTAGACGGCTCAATTCTCAAACAATCTGGACCTGTCACCGAAGAAAAGCTGAAAATTTGGGAAACTCCCCAGCCTTTAATAGATGCCTTTATTGCGATAGAAGATCGGCGCTTCTACCAGCACGAAGGGGTAGATTATCAGGGCATTCTCCGCGCGGCTGTCTCCAACTTAAGCGCTGGAGGTGTAGTGGAAGGTGGCAGCACCCTTACCCAGCAACTAACTAGAATTGTTTTTCTCGACCAGCAGCGCAGTATGTTGCGTAAGCTCAAAGAATTTCGGATGGCTCAAAAAATTGAGCAGGATCTTACCAAGGAGCAAATTTTAGAACGCTACTTAAATTTGGTATATCTCGGAGAAGGTGCTTACGGAGTTGCTGACGCAGCTTGGGTTTACTTTAGTAAGCCAGTAAAAGATTTGACATTATCACAAATGGCAACTTTAGCTGGACTAGCACCTGCACCGAATGAATACTCACCGTTTGCGAGTCAAGAACTCGCCCTCCAGCGTCGAAACAGAGTATTGCAGAGAATGCAAGAAGCTAATTACATTTCAGCCGCCGAAGCCAAAGCAGCAATCAGTGAGCCGTTGCTCCTCAAACGTAGTCCCCTAAGAAGGATGGAGCGCAAAGCTTCCTATTTTACTGAATATATTGAAAAAGAACTACCTAATTACGTTTCCCCCAAAATCATCAAAGCTGGAGGACTTACTGTTGAAACTACCCTCAACCCTGAATGGCAAGAGCAAGCTGAAAAGGCTATCAAAAACACCATAGAAGAAAGTGGTCGTTACTCTAACTTTGAGCAAGCGGCAATGGTGGCAATTGATACCCGAAATGGGAACATCAGGGCAATGGTAGGGGGGAAAGATTTTTTCGATAACCAATTTAATCGAGTTACTCAAGCTAAACGTCAACCAGGATCTACCTTTAAAGCCTTTGTATATACAACAGCGATCGCCGCAGGTTTTACTCCATACCGAGGATATGTAGATGCCCCCATTGCTGTAGATGGCTATACACCTAGAAACTACAGTGAAACCTATAACGGCTGGATGTCCATGCGGGATGCCCTGATTAACTCAATTAATGTCGTGGCATTAAAAGTTTTGCTTGATGTCGGGTGGCAACCAATGATTGATATTGCTCACAAAATGGGAATTGAATCTGAACTTCAACCGATTTACTCATTACCATTGGGTGGATCTGAAGTTAACTTGCTAGAACTCACAAGTGCTTACGGCACCTTTGCCACAAATGGTTTGCATACTAAACCTTCTGGTATTCGTCGGATTTTAAATCATAGAGGCGAAATAATTTATCAAGCAAAATTTACAACTGAGCGTGCTATAGATGAAGAAACATCTGCGATCATGAATTGGATGCTGCGAGGAGTGGTAAATGAAGGCACTGGGCAAGCAGCACAGCTAGAAGACAGACAAGTAGCGGGTAAAACAGGTACTACTGACGAAGCCCGCGATCTCTGGTTTGTTGGTTATATTCCCCAGTTAGTAACTGGTGTGTGGTTAGGAAATGATGACAACCAGCCAACTAACGGTAAAAGCACTACAGCAGCCTACGCTTGGAATCAGTTCATGTCCCAAGTAGTGAAAGAAATACGCCCTGAAAAGTTTGTACCTCGTCCAGATAATTTAGAAAATCGCAAACCCCAAATTAAAGTGCAGCCAATCCAACCTAAAAATACTGTCTATGGCAGTAGAGCTTTACAGTATCTCACTGATGAGGAGAATTCTGATTCTCGTTCTAGTCGTCGCCGTCGCTAA
- the psb35 gene encoding photosystem II assembly protein Psb35 codes for MNLLLEVATNQPHFPVSATAVYAVGFVAAVTIGSVAWYNSKRPVGWEDKERPDVVPEVKKEETPGLGEPKS; via the coding sequence ATGAATTTACTTTTAGAAGTTGCCACAAATCAGCCTCATTTTCCAGTTTCTGCTACAGCAGTTTATGCAGTTGGTTTTGTTGCGGCTGTAACCATTGGATCAGTTGCTTGGTATAATTCCAAGCGCCCTGTAGGTTGGGAAGATAAGGAACGCCCTGATGTTGTGCCTGAAGTCAAAAAAGAAGAAACTCCTGGTTTGGGTGAACCCAAATCATAA